The following DNA comes from Kaistia sp. 32K.
GGCCGGGCTCGAGGCCGGGTCTCGCCATCAGCTCGATCCGGAAGCTCTGGCCGAAATAGGCGAACCGCGACGCGAAGCCCGGCTGGCGCTTGCTGTCATAGCGGGGACCGACGATGGCGTTGAAATGGCGCTCCCAGAAATCGGCGGCCGCGTCCAGGTCGGACACCCAGACCGCGATGTGGTGAAGGCTAGGCGTCATGCGCTTCGCCCTCCCCCGCCGTGCCGTCCGGATAGACGCCACAGCGGCTCCATTCCGCCGGACGGATAGGCGTATCCCTTCTCGCATCCGAGGACGCCGATGTAGAAACCCATGCCCTTGCGGAGATCGTCGACCCGGAAGGCGACATGATCAAAGCCTGCCAGGCTGAACGGAAAATCGGAATGAGTGCGCATCGCGTTTATCTTCAATAGTTCACGGCGAATTCTGGAACGGCGCTCCGCCGGAGGGGACCTGCCAGGGACACCCCGTCGAGCCAGCGACGACGCCATCCTTGCAGAACGTGCATAAATGCGCAACAACGTGTTTAAACAAGGAATGTTACGGATGTTCACGGACGAGCGGCATGAACGAATTCGGCAGGAACTTGCAGAGAATGGAAGGGTTCTCGCCGCCGAGCTGGCGGGCC
Coding sequences within:
- a CDS encoding VOC family protein, with protein sequence MTPSLHHIAVWVSDLDAAADFWERHFNAIVGPRYDSKRQPGFASRFAYFGQSFRIELMARPGLEPGPDHHLGWTHVALSMGATGAVDAAAERFAALGLLLEGPRRTGDGHYEAVVSGPDGVRIELTV